From one Chryseobacterium sp. 3008163 genomic stretch:
- a CDS encoding glycosyltransferase, producing the protein MNKKISVIFILPDLETGGAERIVTTIANHLSRDRFEPKILLLRKQGGYLDFLKKDVEIIDIDTERIRHSLKPILKEIYRRKPDIVFSGFGEVNAYLSLFIKLFPKVKFIARETNVVSQHVTKKEIKFFYNFYNNYQQIIAQSDDMMNDLIDNFKINRSKIIKINNPVDFDFIDEKLKVSRKPESFKYNYKNVVAIGNLSARKGFDNLLKVFSRLKNEKIILHILGDGKDREILHQMKDFLGLKNVVFHGRQENPYEFLKYADLFILSSRYEGFPNVLLEAGACGTYSLANNCPGGINEIIQHNTNGEISDIENHENFSQKIMQILHQSYDQDAIKNSIKSRFSKEIILNNYEKVLLDLMKR; encoded by the coding sequence ATGAACAAGAAAATTTCTGTCATATTTATTCTGCCGGATCTCGAAACCGGAGGCGCAGAAAGAATCGTTACCACCATCGCAAATCATCTCTCCCGAGATCGTTTTGAGCCTAAGATTTTGCTTCTTCGCAAACAAGGTGGTTATCTTGATTTTCTTAAAAAAGATGTGGAAATTATTGATATCGATACGGAAAGAATTAGACATTCATTAAAGCCTATTTTAAAAGAAATTTACCGCAGAAAACCAGATATTGTGTTTTCGGGATTTGGTGAAGTAAATGCATATCTGTCGTTATTTATTAAGCTTTTTCCAAAGGTCAAATTCATTGCCAGAGAAACCAATGTTGTTTCGCAGCACGTAACAAAAAAAGAGATTAAATTTTTCTACAATTTCTATAATAATTATCAGCAGATTATCGCACAAAGTGATGATATGATGAATGATTTGATTGATAATTTTAAAATCAACCGTTCAAAAATTATTAAAATTAATAATCCTGTCGACTTCGATTTTATTGATGAAAAATTGAAGGTTTCCCGTAAGCCTGAGAGTTTTAAATACAATTATAAAAACGTTGTAGCAATCGGTAATTTATCTGCCAGAAAAGGTTTTGATAATTTACTGAAAGTTTTTTCAAGGTTAAAAAACGAAAAAATTATTCTGCATATTTTAGGTGACGGAAAAGATCGTGAAATTCTTCATCAGATGAAAGATTTTTTAGGCTTAAAAAACGTGGTTTTCCATGGAAGACAAGAGAATCCGTATGAATTTTTGAAATATGCCGATCTTTTTATTCTTTCATCACGATACGAAGGATTTCCTAATGTTTTATTAGAGGCCGGCGCTTGTGGGACATATTCTTTGGCCAATAATTGCCCTGGCGGAATTAATGAAATCATTCAGCATAACACCAATGGCGAAATTTCTGATATTGAAAATCATGAAAACTTTTCACAAAAAATTATGCAGATTTTACATCAGTCGTATGATCAAGATGCCATTAAGAATTCTATAAAATCTAGATTTTCTAAGGAGATTATTCTGAATAATTATGAAAAGGTTTTGTTGGATTTAATGAAGAGATAA
- the lpdA gene encoding dihydrolipoyl dehydrogenase, with product MSQFDVTVIGSGPGGYVAAIRAAQLGFKTAIIEKYSTLGGTCLNVGCIPSKALLDSSEHFENAKHNFAGHGIIINEPQADIARMIERKNEVIKQNTDGISYLMNKNKITVFEGLGSFESATQVKVTKNDGSTETIDSKYTIIATGSKPTSLPFITLDKERVITSTEALNLKEIPKHLVVIGGGVIGLELGSVYLRLGAQVTVVEFMDKIIPTMDGALSKELTKVLKKQGMKFMLSTAVSAVERNGDTVKITAKDKKGEEVTVEGDYCLVSVGRKPYTDGLGLEKAGVELDERGRVKTNDHLQTNVANIYAIGDVIKGAMLAHKAEEEGVFVAETLAGQKPHVNYNLIPGVVYTWPEVAGVGKTEEQLKEEGVAYKVGSFPMRALGRSRASGDVDGLVKIIADEKTDEVLGMHIVGARAADLIAEGVIAMEFRASAEDIARSSHAHPTYAEAIKEAALDATGKRPIHM from the coding sequence ATGAGTCAATTCGATGTTACCGTAATAGGTTCTGGTCCTGGTGGTTATGTTGCCGCAATTCGTGCAGCACAATTAGGTTTCAAAACAGCAATTATCGAAAAATATTCAACTTTAGGCGGAACTTGTCTTAACGTTGGATGTATTCCTTCAAAAGCGCTTTTAGACAGTTCTGAACATTTCGAAAACGCAAAACACAATTTTGCAGGTCACGGAATCATTATTAATGAACCTCAAGCTGACATCGCAAGAATGATTGAGCGTAAAAATGAGGTTATTAAGCAAAACACAGACGGAATAAGTTACTTGATGAACAAAAACAAAATCACTGTTTTTGAAGGTCTTGGAAGCTTCGAATCTGCTACTCAGGTTAAAGTAACAAAAAACGACGGTTCTACAGAAACGATCGATTCTAAATATACCATCATTGCAACAGGTTCTAAGCCAACTTCTTTACCTTTCATCACTTTAGATAAAGAAAGAGTAATTACTTCTACAGAGGCTTTAAATCTTAAGGAAATTCCTAAGCATTTAGTCGTTATAGGTGGTGGAGTAATCGGTCTAGAATTAGGTTCTGTTTATTTAAGATTAGGAGCTCAGGTAACGGTTGTTGAGTTTATGGACAAGATCATTCCTACAATGGATGGAGCTTTAAGTAAAGAATTAACTAAAGTTCTTAAGAAGCAAGGAATGAAGTTCATGCTTTCTACAGCGGTTTCTGCAGTTGAAAGAAATGGAGATACTGTAAAAATTACAGCTAAAGATAAAAAAGGAGAAGAAGTAACCGTTGAAGGAGATTACTGTTTAGTTTCTGTAGGTAGAAAACCTTACACAGACGGTCTTGGATTGGAGAAAGCTGGAGTTGAGCTTGACGAGAGAGGAAGAGTGAAAACTAACGATCACCTTCAGACAAATGTTGCAAACATCTACGCAATCGGAGACGTTATCAAAGGTGCGATGTTGGCTCACAAAGCTGAAGAAGAAGGAGTTTTCGTTGCTGAAACTTTAGCTGGACAAAAGCCTCATGTTAACTATAACCTAATTCCTGGTGTTGTTTACACTTGGCCTGAAGTTGCCGGAGTTGGTAAAACTGAAGAGCAACTGAAAGAAGAGGGAGTAGCTTACAAAGTTGGATCTTTCCCAATGAGAGCATTAGGAAGAAGCCGTGCAAGTGGTGATGTTGATGGTTTGGTTAAAATCATTGCAGACGAAAAAACTGACGAAGTTTTAGGAATGCACATCGTAGGAGCAAGAGCTGCCGATTTGATTGCAGAAGGAGTTATCGCAATGGAATTCCGTGCAAGTGCAGAAGATATCGCAAGAAGTTCTCACGCGCACCCGACTTACGCAGAAGCTATTAAAGAAGCTGCTTTGGATGCAACGGGTAAAAGACCTATTCATATGTAA
- a CDS encoding DUF4476 domain-containing protein: MKNEVSKNEIKSSNTKRQDSRDNNSSNSTGFRNPNNQNNSNRKPINPNYQWNQNYGYAEVFVRIPEQGYFSVELADQMISNNSGKYRFFDLQSGRMPISIYDNGYLIYRTTLNVRNNSRLVLDFFTNKGLYLLDSYPLQNGYYGFENWNDLWNNPYGNSGNNGNGNNPNVMDGQTFQQFISAMKKDAWFDDKKIAFINQQGRHAMFTSEQISILVKDLSFDKNRVILAKSLFSKCVDKQKYFIVGDAFDFESNRRDLMDFISKY; the protein is encoded by the coding sequence TTGAAAAATGAAGTTTCAAAAAATGAAATAAAATCCTCAAATACCAAAAGACAGGATTCTAGAGATAATAATTCATCTAATTCTACAGGATTTAGAAATCCAAATAATCAGAATAATTCGAACAGAAAACCTATAAACCCTAATTATCAATGGAATCAAAACTACGGTTATGCCGAAGTTTTTGTAAGAATTCCTGAACAGGGATATTTCAGTGTGGAACTGGCTGATCAGATGATTTCAAATAATTCTGGAAAATACAGATTCTTTGATCTGCAATCGGGAAGAATGCCAATTTCTATCTATGATAATGGATATTTGATTTACAGAACAACTTTAAATGTGCGCAACAACAGCAGATTAGTTCTTGATTTTTTCACAAATAAAGGTTTGTATCTCTTAGATTCTTATCCGCTTCAAAATGGATATTATGGTTTCGAAAATTGGAATGACCTCTGGAATAATCCTTATGGCAACTCGGGAAATAATGGCAATGGCAATAATCCAAATGTGATGGACGGTCAGACTTTTCAGCAATTTATATCAGCTATGAAAAAAGATGCGTGGTTTGATGATAAGAAAATTGCTTTCATCAATCAGCAAGGTCGCCATGCGATGTTTACCTCAGAGCAGATCAGTATTTTGGTTAAAGATTTAAGCTTCGATAAAAACAGAGTTATTTTAGCTAAATCATTATTTTCAAAATGTGTTGACAAACAAAAATATTTTATTGTAGGCGATGCATTTGATTTTGAAAGCAACAGACGAGATTTGATGGATTTTATTTCTAAATATTAA
- a CDS encoding T9SS type B sorting domain-containing protein, with translation MMKKVLFLLTVFCCLFVFGQTKFQKNNEYHFYENKGQIVDQNGKENSDVKYLFHSAGLNVQLRSNGFSYDVYETEKTKNHNFNKGKENLVVNKKDYNLDEYTYENLFHRIDIELVNSNSNAKIITEGKSKDYENYYNLLYHPKGITNVHRYEKVIYKNIYQNIDLVFFKPNDTLKPVEYNFVIHPGGKVSDIKMKFQGALAMLEEGKLKMNLRFGEMYENIPQSWIEGKTKKDIAVSFNDLGNQVFGFTAPVENSTETMVIDPVPTRIWGSYAGGFGEDYGRYKTDSQSTGYLAGATTSTTNIATSGVFQQNIIGSLDAFLMKITKDGQKLWGTYFGTPRDDGFQSFDFDENYNIYAGGEINRISSNTDAFLVKFNSAGALIYQKHFIGNSPENLYTISYNGNQVFLGGQTMSPNFPVLNASQPTKLSPSGYTDGYIIQLDATTGNTVWSSFFGGSDHSTSIFNIFSSVGDLEIIGATRSQNIPMINPFQSTFGGVSDGLYLKFSKSGTLLRSSYYGNSIQEYVWEARIINNTLILAGEFPDFNGPIYGPSGIWRVNLTTNTITKTNLNFQSSSQHSAYIDSAGNVFHIGLHSNGQPDISTPGAYMGMPAMYNSTFVIKYNQNDIKEWGTYYSGNGATQLGYVTKDNEGYLYFTGMSSNNTTGIATPGTFQQTGGHPSNDVFIAKFQDCTSTGMVASNSPVCINSNIQLNATGGTTYAWTGPNGFVSNLQNPTIPNATSANAGTYTCQITGSGACDGSFTVNIVVGDNVAPIPNTAQLPDITGDCNTIVSTFPTATDNCTGTITATTTDPLSYSTAGTHIIHWTYSDGNGNTATQNQNVIISPTVLPTTANATQTFCTINQPTILNIQITGQNIKWYDTANNILPLTTPLVNGQTYFASQTINGCESAKISIQVTVNNTPKPTAALTQDFCTSANPTSANLVVNGTALIYYDAAGNILPITTPLVHGQTYFVSQTLNNCESEKLGIAVTLSQNNVPANNYRVSLCNSSTGNTMVVDFTSYQSNIIVNPNNYIFTYTDQSGNPITNFSNYTLNIGSTIINVRVSTAEGCFKDVVLELNLNPKPIIILPEDFDFCRGKTVTLDAGSGFASYLWSTGATSQTITVSTPGNYWVQVTNSFGCQNTDDIELSYSVLGEIVAVNITNNSATVMMSLPGNYEYSLDNQNWQNSNVFSNLSLGEYKIYVRTKSGCIIGEKSFSIFNIPNMISPNGDGTNDKWRIAGLENYSGTEILVYDRKGLIVFKQTISKKPFEWDGKYNSAPLATGNYWYTIKVSDGRVYNGWLLIKNRN, from the coding sequence ATGATGAAAAAAGTTTTGTTTCTTTTAACAGTTTTCTGTTGTCTTTTTGTGTTTGGACAAACGAAATTCCAAAAGAATAATGAATATCACTTTTATGAAAATAAAGGACAGATTGTAGATCAGAATGGAAAGGAAAATTCTGATGTGAAGTATTTATTTCATTCGGCAGGATTAAATGTTCAGCTACGCTCTAATGGTTTTTCTTATGATGTTTATGAAACAGAGAAAACAAAAAACCATAATTTTAATAAAGGCAAAGAAAATCTTGTGGTAAACAAAAAAGATTATAATCTTGACGAATACACTTATGAGAATCTTTTTCACAGAATAGATATTGAACTTGTAAATTCTAATAGTAATGCTAAAATAATAACAGAAGGAAAATCTAAAGATTATGAGAATTATTATAATCTACTCTACCACCCGAAAGGTATAACTAATGTGCATCGCTACGAGAAAGTAATTTATAAAAACATATATCAGAATATTGATTTGGTATTCTTTAAACCGAACGACACACTAAAACCTGTTGAATACAATTTTGTAATCCATCCGGGAGGGAAAGTTTCTGATATAAAAATGAAATTTCAGGGAGCATTAGCAATGCTTGAAGAAGGAAAACTTAAAATGAATCTAAGATTTGGTGAAATGTATGAAAACATTCCACAAAGTTGGATAGAGGGTAAGACCAAAAAAGACATAGCTGTTTCGTTTAATGATTTGGGAAATCAAGTTTTCGGTTTTACAGCTCCTGTAGAAAACTCTACTGAAACTATGGTAATAGATCCTGTTCCTACAAGAATCTGGGGAAGTTATGCAGGAGGTTTCGGTGAAGACTATGGAAGATATAAGACAGACAGTCAAAGTACAGGTTATCTTGCCGGAGCTACAACTAGTACAACGAATATTGCTACTTCAGGTGTATTTCAACAAAATATTATTGGATCACTTGATGCTTTTTTAATGAAAATAACAAAAGATGGTCAAAAATTATGGGGAACTTATTTTGGAACTCCGAGAGATGATGGTTTTCAAAGTTTTGATTTTGACGAAAATTATAATATATATGCTGGTGGCGAAATCAACAGAATTAGTAGCAATACAGACGCGTTTTTAGTAAAATTTAACTCAGCTGGAGCTTTAATATATCAGAAGCATTTTATCGGCAATTCTCCAGAAAATTTATATACAATTTCATATAATGGCAATCAGGTCTTTTTAGGAGGACAGACAATGAGCCCCAATTTTCCTGTATTAAATGCTTCGCAACCAACAAAACTAAGTCCCAGCGGTTACACCGATGGTTATATAATTCAATTGGATGCTACAACGGGCAATACTGTTTGGTCATCATTTTTTGGAGGATCAGATCATTCAACTTCAATTTTTAATATATTTTCATCAGTTGGAGATTTGGAAATTATCGGAGCTACCCGTTCTCAAAATATTCCAATGATAAATCCATTCCAATCTACGTTTGGAGGAGTAAGTGACGGATTATATTTAAAATTTTCAAAATCAGGAACACTTTTAAGGTCAAGCTATTATGGAAACTCTATTCAGGAGTATGTTTGGGAAGCAAGAATTATTAATAATACTCTAATTCTTGCCGGTGAATTTCCTGATTTTAATGGACCTATATATGGACCTTCCGGAATATGGAGAGTAAATCTGACAACCAATACAATAACAAAAACAAATTTAAATTTTCAATCTTCTTCACAGCATTCTGCATATATAGACAGCGCTGGAAATGTTTTTCACATTGGATTACATTCAAATGGGCAACCCGATATATCAACACCTGGTGCTTATATGGGAATGCCTGCGATGTACAATTCTACATTTGTAATTAAATACAATCAAAATGATATAAAAGAATGGGGAACATACTATTCAGGTAATGGAGCGACCCAATTAGGATATGTTACTAAAGATAATGAAGGTTATTTATATTTCACAGGAATGTCTAGCAATAATACAACAGGTATTGCAACTCCGGGAACTTTTCAGCAAACCGGAGGCCATCCTTCTAATGATGTTTTTATTGCAAAATTTCAGGACTGTACTTCCACCGGAATGGTCGCTTCCAACTCCCCCGTTTGTATCAATTCAAATATTCAACTCAATGCAACCGGCGGAACAACGTACGCTTGGACAGGACCAAACGGTTTTGTCTCAAATTTACAGAATCCAACAATTCCAAATGCAACATCAGCTAATGCAGGAACGTACACTTGTCAAATCACAGGAAGTGGAGCTTGCGACGGAAGTTTCACCGTAAATATTGTTGTGGGAGATAACGTAGCACCAATTCCAAACACAGCTCAACTTCCAGATATTACCGGAGATTGCAACACTATAGTTTCTACTTTCCCGACTGCAACAGACAATTGTACGGGGACGATCACAGCTACAACAACAGATCCGCTTTCATACTCAACCGCAGGAACACATATAATTCATTGGACTTATAGTGATGGGAATGGAAACACAGCTACTCAAAATCAGAATGTGATTATCTCACCAACGGTTTTACCAACCACAGCAAATGCTACTCAGACTTTCTGTACCATTAATCAACCGACAATATTAAATATCCAGATTACAGGCCAGAATATAAAATGGTATGATACAGCAAATAACATATTGCCTTTAACTACTCCGCTTGTAAACGGACAAACTTATTTTGCATCTCAAACAATTAATGGTTGTGAAAGTGCGAAAATCTCAATTCAGGTAACCGTAAATAACACACCAAAACCAACAGCAGCTTTAACGCAGGATTTTTGTACATCAGCAAATCCTACCTCGGCAAATTTAGTGGTCAACGGAACTGCTTTAATTTATTATGATGCAGCAGGAAATATTCTGCCTATAACCACTCCACTCGTTCACGGACAAACGTATTTTGTCTCCCAAACACTAAACAATTGTGAATCTGAGAAACTTGGTATTGCTGTTACTTTATCACAAAACAATGTTCCGGCGAACAATTACAGAGTTTCTTTGTGCAACAGTTCTACCGGAAACACAATGGTGGTAGACTTTACATCATATCAATCAAATATTATTGTAAATCCTAACAACTACATTTTCACATACACCGACCAATCAGGAAACCCAATAACAAATTTTTCAAATTATACTTTAAATATCGGATCAACGATTATTAATGTAAGAGTTTCGACTGCAGAAGGATGCTTTAAAGATGTTGTGTTAGAATTAAATTTAAATCCGAAACCTATTATTATCCTTCCTGAAGATTTTGATTTTTGTAGAGGAAAAACTGTGACACTTGATGCAGGAAGTGGTTTTGCATCTTATCTCTGGAGCACTGGTGCTACTTCACAAACTATTACTGTATCAACTCCCGGAAATTATTGGGTGCAAGTGACCAATAGCTTTGGATGTCAAAACACAGACGATATCGAGCTGAGTTACTCAGTTTTGGGTGAAATTGTTGCTGTAAATATTACAAATAATTCGGCTACCGTAATGATGTCTTTACCTGGAAACTATGAGTATTCTTTAGATAACCAAAATTGGCAAAATTCTAATGTATTTAGCAATCTGAGTTTGGGAGAATACAAAATTTATGTAAGAACAAAATCGGGATGCATCATCGGAGAGAAAAGCTTCTCTATTTTTAATATTCCAAATATGATTTCGCCGAATGGTGATGGTACAAATGATAAATGGCGAATTGCAGGATTAGAAAATTATTCCGGAACTGAAATTTTGGTTTATGATAGAAAAGGTTTAATCGTTTTTAAACAAACAATATCCAAAAAACCTTTTGAATGGGACGGAAAGTACAACTCGGCACCACTTGCTACAGGAAACTACTGGTATACCATAAAAGTTTCAGATGGCAGAGTTTACAACGGCTGGTTATTAATTAAAAACAGAAATTAA
- a CDS encoding TetR/AcrR family transcriptional regulator produces MSKQEKKDQTQELIKETAKNLFFVQGKFNATTQEIADEAGVNRTLINYYFRSRDNLIQIIFDEAHRVEKEKSEIIMNSDLPFKEKIAKFIDGSLSTSLQYPYLETYIVSQINKGSCHKRDVEEEELKKLYEDIEKEMQLGNIVKMAPVQFLLNMISLLVFPSAVRPLFLENLMITDKEFDQIISERKDIILNMLFKN; encoded by the coding sequence ATGTCAAAACAAGAAAAGAAAGATCAAACTCAGGAATTAATCAAAGAGACTGCGAAGAATTTATTCTTTGTGCAGGGGAAATTTAACGCAACTACACAAGAAATTGCAGACGAGGCGGGTGTCAACAGAACATTGATCAACTACTACTTCAGATCACGAGATAATCTTATTCAAATTATTTTTGATGAAGCTCATCGAGTTGAAAAAGAGAAATCTGAGATTATCATGAATTCTGACCTTCCATTCAAGGAAAAAATAGCCAAGTTCATCGATGGAAGTTTATCTACGAGTCTTCAGTATCCGTATTTAGAAACTTATATCGTTTCGCAAATCAATAAAGGAAGTTGTCACAAAAGAGACGTGGAAGAAGAGGAATTGAAAAAATTGTACGAAGACATCGAAAAAGAAATGCAATTGGGAAATATTGTGAAAATGGCTCCGGTTCAGTTTCTTCTCAATATGATTTCGCTTTTAGTGTTTCCTAGTGCGGTGCGTCCTCTGTTTTTAGAGAATTTAATGATTACGGATAAAGAGTTTGATCAGATCATCTCAGAAAGAAAAGACATCATCCTTAACATGCTTTTTAAAAATTAA
- a CDS encoding TolC family protein yields the protein MNRKLITAKKLKIGIAAAFMIFGSTSAFAQQEVSLQEAIKQALQNKAEAKKAALQIKKAEYKIAEARAGALPQVSATAGLTYNPIIQESLLEFGGQRIRAQLGQPWSSSAVVTVNQAIFDQRVFTGLKAAKSTREFYVLNAQLSNEQIIENVATAYYQVFVQEENLKTLNVSYTNTEKVRNVIKSLVENGLAKGIDLDRTNVQLTNISANRQQLVNAVELSKNSLKFYMGVPIDTPIELEEKSIEPKPQLIAGTVDLDTRTEVKVLQKNRELLQYNKKATEAYLYPTVGLQANYGWGGQGAKFPLTNGINNGVLWSDYSAIGLNINIPIFTGGATKSKIQQAEIDILDLDQDIQNTQLTLSLDYKNAITNMENSLITIESMQNNVKLAEKVQKDTQANYQYGLATLTEVLDSENALTDAKQNYTTALLDYKQAEIKLIKAKGELNTLQNP from the coding sequence ATGAATAGAAAACTTATAACTGCAAAAAAGCTAAAAATTGGGATAGCTGCAGCATTTATGATTTTCGGCTCTACATCTGCCTTTGCCCAGCAAGAGGTATCTTTGCAAGAGGCCATCAAACAGGCATTGCAAAATAAAGCAGAGGCCAAAAAAGCAGCTTTGCAAATCAAAAAAGCCGAATATAAGATTGCTGAGGCAAGAGCTGGTGCATTGCCACAAGTGAGCGCAACTGCTGGGTTAACATATAACCCGATTATTCAGGAGTCATTATTAGAATTTGGCGGACAAAGAATCCGTGCACAATTGGGACAACCTTGGAGCTCTAGCGCTGTAGTAACAGTGAATCAGGCAATCTTTGACCAAAGAGTTTTTACAGGGTTAAAAGCTGCAAAATCTACAAGAGAATTTTATGTTTTGAATGCTCAGCTTTCTAATGAGCAGATTATCGAAAATGTAGCAACTGCCTATTATCAGGTTTTTGTACAGGAAGAAAATCTTAAAACATTAAACGTAAGTTACACCAATACCGAAAAAGTAAGAAATGTAATCAAAAGTTTGGTAGAAAACGGTTTGGCAAAAGGGATTGATCTTGATCGTACCAATGTACAATTAACGAATATCAGTGCCAACAGACAGCAGCTGGTGAACGCTGTTGAGCTTTCAAAAAACTCATTGAAATTCTACATGGGCGTTCCTATCGATACTCCAATTGAGCTTGAAGAGAAAAGCATTGAGCCAAAACCTCAACTTATCGCAGGTACTGTTGATTTAGATACAAGAACAGAGGTGAAAGTTTTACAGAAAAACAGAGAGCTTTTGCAATACAATAAAAAAGCAACGGAAGCTTATTTATATCCAACAGTTGGTCTACAGGCAAACTATGGTTGGGGTGGACAAGGAGCTAAGTTTCCTCTGACCAACGGTATTAATAATGGAGTTCTTTGGAGCGATTATTCAGCAATTGGTTTAAATATCAACATTCCGATTTTTACGGGTGGAGCTACAAAATCAAAAATTCAGCAGGCTGAAATTGATATTTTAGATTTAGATCAGGATATTCAAAATACGCAGTTGACTTTAAGCTTAGATTATAAAAATGCAATTACCAATATGGAGAATTCATTAATTACAATTGAAAGCATGCAAAATAACGTGAAACTAGCTGAGAAAGTTCAGAAAGATACTCAGGCTAATTATCAATACGGTTTAGCAACGTTAACTGAAGTTTTAGATTCTGAAAATGCTTTGACAGATGCAAAACAGAATTATACCACTGCATTATTAGACTACAAACAGGCTGAAATTAAATTAATCAAGGCTAAAGGCGAACTTAATACTTTACAAAACCCATAA
- a CDS encoding efflux RND transporter periplasmic adaptor subunit: MKKTLIYIIVAAVLIGLAAWKITDNKKKQETEVKEVAKQVDKINVNVVTVSRENINTDYSANGTFIPKQESNQSSEIAGRIVSVFVKEGSRVGAGQVLATIKRDAIEVDVTQAQNNLQNAIADNQRYENAFKTGGVTKQQLDNSRLQLKNMQAAVRAQGVKVNDTSIRAGISGIINKKMVEPGMVVSPGTALFEIVNINSLKLSVLVDESQIGRIQLGQEVAINVNVLPEESFSGRITFIAPKSDASLNFPVEIEIQNRGNLKAGMYATALFKTNNGAETQNMLTVPAEAFANGVSSGQIFIVQNGTAKMITVKTGKVYGDKVQIISGLNGGEQVITSGQINLDNGSKINIVK, encoded by the coding sequence ATGAAAAAAACTTTAATATATATCATCGTCGCTGCAGTGCTTATTGGTTTAGCAGCTTGGAAAATTACGGATAACAAAAAGAAACAGGAAACCGAAGTAAAAGAAGTAGCAAAACAGGTTGATAAAATCAACGTGAATGTAGTTACTGTTTCTAGAGAAAATATCAACACAGATTATTCTGCAAACGGAACTTTTATCCCAAAACAGGAATCAAATCAGTCTTCAGAAATTGCAGGACGTATTGTTAGTGTTTTTGTGAAAGAAGGTTCTAGAGTAGGAGCTGGTCAGGTTTTGGCAACAATTAAAAGAGATGCGATTGAAGTTGATGTTACTCAGGCTCAAAACAATTTACAGAATGCAATTGCAGATAACCAACGTTATGAAAATGCTTTCAAGACAGGAGGTGTTACAAAACAACAGTTAGACAATTCAAGATTGCAGTTGAAAAATATGCAGGCTGCAGTAAGAGCTCAAGGTGTAAAAGTGAATGATACAAGCATCAGAGCAGGAATCAGCGGTATTATCAACAAAAAAATGGTTGAGCCGGGAATGGTGGTTTCTCCGGGAACAGCTTTATTCGAAATCGTAAATATCAACAGCTTAAAACTTTCAGTTTTGGTTGACGAAAGCCAGATTGGAAGAATTCAGTTGGGTCAGGAAGTAGCAATTAATGTTAATGTTTTACCTGAAGAATCTTTCAGCGGAAGAATTACATTTATCGCTCCAAAAAGTGATGCTTCTTTAAATTTCCCTGTAGAAATTGAAATTCAAAACAGAGGAAACCTAAAAGCAGGTATGTATGCCACAGCTTTATTCAAAACAAATAACGGTGCTGAAACTCAGAATATGCTGACTGTTCCTGCTGAAGCTTTTGCAAATGGAGTAAGTTCAGGACAGATCTTCATCGTTCAAAATGGTACTGCTAAAATGATCACTGTGAAAACAGGAAAAGTATATGGTGACAAAGTACAAATCATCAGCGGATTGAATGGCGGTGAGCAAGTAATTACCAGCGGACAGATCAACCTTGATAACGGTTCAAAAATCAATATCGTAAAGTAA